Part of the Lepidochelys kempii isolate rLepKem1 chromosome 8, rLepKem1.hap2, whole genome shotgun sequence genome is shown below.
agaggtaaatagtggtgtcccccaggggtctgcactcAGACCTGATGTTCAACTATTCacaaataatctggaaaaggaaatgaacagtgaggtggcaaaatttgcaggtgatataAAATAACTCAAGATATTTAAATGCAAAGTAGAATGCAAATAATTAGAAAAGGACCTCAGGAAAATGGGtgatggaatttcatctgccattttcttgcccaataTCGATAAGTgcaagtaatgcatattggaaaacataattccaactatacatacaagatGATGTGATCTAAAGTAGCTGTTACAACTCCAAGattaaaaagagattaaaaagactgtgactggtcagattggaaaagaggagactgagaggggGAATATAACAGAGGGCTATGAAATTGTGGATGACATGGAGAGAGTgaaaataagtgttatttactgcttcacagaacacaagaaccagaggtcacctaatgaaattacgaggcagcagatttaaaacaaagaaaaggaagtccTTCTAAACAGGaggcacagtgaacctgtggaattcgttgccaggggatgttgtgaaggccaaaactataacagggttcctaaaagaattagataagtttatggaggtgaGGTCcaccaatgactattagccaagatgttgTAAGGATCTATCCCCATGCTCTGGTTGTCCCAAGCTTCTGACTGCCGGAAGTAGGTGGGTCAATAATACATcttaaatttattatttgttaCCATAGCTTAATGTAGCATGATATGGCAGTGTGTAGAACGATGTCTTTGTATACGTGTCAGTTTTTATGAATGTTGTTTTACATGAATTTCACAGCAACTGGTCTTTATTGTATGTATATTATCACTTATAAGAAAATGAGGCTAGCTACAGTCAAGTGCTATGTACTGAACTGGCAGGACAACCTTCAGCATTAGATACGTTCTTTGAATTAGTTAAACTCCTCAGCTGTCTCGTCCGGTGTGGGAACAGGAACAAGTCTGATATAATATAGACAGACAGTGAAACAGTCAAGACATTCTATCACAGATCGGACCCAGAGTCTAGGTATATGCAGTTGTTATAATTACGAGATGGTGACAATAGAATGGAGATGAAACTATAAGTGAGCCTCAAACGTACGGCCTGATTGAAAGCAGCCAAAGGTGAACTTTAAAGAGTAAAATTTAGGTTGGGATTTTCATAAGAGAGTTAGCTCCCTAAGTCCCATTGCAAGGCAATGAAAGATAGGCACCAAACTCTCACCAAAATCCCAGCTTCCATCTTCAAGAGGCTCATTTGTCACATCAGCTTTTGCTCTCCCTGCCCAGTGAAGTGGTAGGTGTTTTGGTTACAAACAGCAGTTTAACGATTTGATTAATGTTCAAAGGCTTACATTGATATTGTGCCGGGTCACTTCTACTACTAAATATAACTTGCCTTCCCGAGtagaagttttgttgttgttagtgACTAAGACAATGCATTTCACTTTAATCTTCAGAGCCTGTAATGTATCTTTCAATTATTCACCTTTTAATTCCAACCACAAAAAAAGgcataaaaggaaataaatggaAGAACGCAATACCACTGGCAATTGTGAAGCAATTTTCTGTATGAGGAAAATATGTAATGCGCACAATCAGCCACATGATGTCGCTCTCCACCTAAAAAGAAATGGTAAGGCAAAAAATCAAAACCTCTCCTCTTTTGCCTGTATACGCAGACAATCAGGGGTTCAGGAGGACGTCAAATACCGTGGCATTGGAATTAAACTACCAATTTCCAGAGGCTTACACATTTTTGTATGATTTGGCTGTATATTCGAAGAAATCGGCGTCCGCGATGCCTCTTCTCCGGCGAGACTCCCTGGGAACTGGGCAGCTGCTGCGGCTGGTTCTGCTACACAcggcctgggaggtgggcagcggCCAGGTCCGTTATTCCCTGCCGGAGGAATCCAAACACGGCACCTTTGTGGGCCGCCTGGCCCAggacctggggctggaggtgtcgCAGCTGGTGCCTCGGATGTTCCGGATGATCTCCAAAGGCAGGGGAGACTATTTTGAGGTAAATTTGCAGAGCGGCGTTTTGTTTGTTAATTCGCCAGTAGACAGGGAAGAGGTGTGCGGCCAAGGCCCCCTGTGCGCCATTGACCTGGAGGTGATAGTGGACAAACCCCTGAGGATATTTCACGTGGAAGTGGAGATACAGGATATAAATGACAATGCTCCTGTGTTCCCCGTAACTGAATTAAATCTCTTTATATCAGAATCAACACTGTTGGGCTCGCGTTTCCCACTAGAGGGCGCGTTTGACACAGATATTGGTACAAACTCTCTGCTAATCTATAAACTGAGCTCTAATGAATATTTTACTTTAGATGTACAAGTGAGAAATGACCATAATAACTTAGCAGAGCTTGTGTTAAAGAAAGCTCTGGACAGAGAGGAAACCCCTGAGCATCGTTTATTGTTCACCGCCACTGACAGGGGCAAACCGGAGCTGACGGGCACGGTTCAGCTGGTGATCACTGTGCTGGATGCCAATGATAACGCGCCTGTATTTAATCAGTCTGTTTATGAGGTAACTGTGTTGGAAAATACAGCTAATGGGACATTAGTAATCAAACTTAACGCCACCGATTTGGATGAAGGAACTAACAAGAACATTTCATATGCGTTTGGTAATTTTGTGCCTCCCATTGTAAGAGCGGCGTTTAACCTAAATTCCGATACCGGTGAAATCAGGGTGAAAGGAGACCTCGATTACGATCACGTTCAGTTATATGAAATTCGAGTTGAAGCTCAAGATAAAGGTCACCAGCCAATGACGGGACAGTGCAGTGTTTTACTTCATGTTTTAGACGTGAACGATAACGCCCCTGAGCTGGCCGTGACTTCCCTTTTCCTGCCGGTGCCGGAGGACGCTCCCCCGGGGACAGTGGTGGCTCTTATTACCGTCTCCGACCGGGACTCGGGAGACAACGGCAAAGTCACCTGCTCCATCCCCCCGGACCTGCCCTTTCAGCTCGTCTCCACCTTTAAGAATTATCACTCGCTGGTGCTGGCGGAGGCCGTGGATCGGGAGCGAGTGTCTGAATATAAGATCCTGGTGACAGCCAGAGACGAAGGGGCCCCGTCTCTCTcggccagcagcagcattttggtgCCGATCGCGGATGTGAACGATAACGCCCCTGCTTTCCCTCAGCCCGTGTACACGGTGTTTGTGAAGGAAAACAACCGTCCCGGGGCCCATCTCTTGAGCGTGTCGGCGTCGGACCCGGACGTGCGGGAAAACGCCTTTGTGAGCTACTCGGTGGTGGAGCGCAGTGTGGGAGAGCAGCAGCCCGTGTCCAGCTACATCTCGGTGCACTCGGAGAGCGGGCACATCTATGGGCTGCAGCCCTTTGACTACGAGGAGCTGCAAGCGCTGCAGTTCCAGGTGAGCGCGAGGGACGCCGGGTTCCCCTCCTTGTGCGGGAACGTGACTGTGCAGCTCTTCGTCCTGGATGAAAATGACAACGCGCCGGCAGTGTCCCCGCCTGGCTCCGGCCGCGGGTCGCCAGGGCCCGAGCTGGTTCCGCTGTCGGCCGGCGCAGGGCACGTGGTGGGCAAGGTCCGAGCGGTGGATGCGGATTCCGGCTACAACGCGTGGCTTCGCTACGAAGTGCAGGAGGCCGGGACTGCGGGGCCTTTCCGGGTGGGTGTGTACAGCGGGGAGATCAGCACCACGCGGGCCTTGGAGGAGGCGGACGGCCCCAGCCAGAGACTCGTGATCCTGGTGAAGGACCATGGGGAGCCGGCGCTGTCAGCGACAGCCACGGTCAGCTTGTCCCTGGTGGAGAGTCCGCAGGCTGTGAAATGGGACTCGAGGCAAAGGGTCGGGAGCGAAAGGCCCTTGGTTGACATGAACGTGTCTTTAACGATCGCCATTTGCTCGTTGTCCGGGCTGTTTGTGTTGGTGATTGTCGTGTACGTTGGCCTTAGTTGCCATCCGGGTCCGGAAGTGATGTGCGGTCCTGGGAAAGCCACCGTGGTGTGCTCGAGCGAGGTGGGGAGTTGGTCCTATTCGCAGCGCCAGAGCCGGAACCTGTGTGTCTGGGAAGGCACCGCCAAGAATGACTTGATGGTTTTCAGCCCCAACTTTCCTCAGTCCTCGGAAAAtggagaggcagggaaggggcagattcTCACACCAAATGTGTCTGGCCAGGTGAGTTTCATGAATTTGTTCTATATTTGtttgtgaattttttaaaaatgttaattccttaatgtatttgaagaaatTAAACTAAGACGTATTGCTTTATAAGCCACCTTTTCGCTCCATTAGATTTAGGAAGACAGTTTCAACATTATTAATTAAAGTGATAATTATTTTTGAGTATGAAATAATAGTAAAAACATATATAGCGGATGAGAGCAGTTGTTCTCTCCTCCGAAGGTGACCAGTTAAAGATACTTCTGAAGAAGGTTCAGGGATCTCCATAATGGGCAATTATGGGAAAACCTGGCCTATAGGTGAACCCCTGGCACATAGATGTTGGTTTATGTTATGAAACATTAGATTTTTATAGCTTTTAGTGGTATTTTATTCTTTCTAAACtaattgtaattttaaattaTCTAAACACACCTTTCATCTTTGATTGTTTCTCAGTAAACTGTTGGTCTCTTCAGTGTCTAGAGGCAGAGAGTTCCACAAGTCGAGAATGTACGGcgtaaaatgtgttttattttatcaattttaaattgGTTCCTCCTCAGTTTCAATtctcttgttcttgtattatgataAGCTATAAACCAGAATTTTTCACTGATATTTGTCTGTATAATTCGTTATATTGTATGGCTCTTTTCAAGTCCCCTATCACTCATCTCCTCTCTCAACAGTTTTAATCCTTTCAGTATCACCTATTTTTCATTCCAGCTCGCTCGATTACTTTATTTAATTGAATAGTTTCAGTGGAAATTTTAATGGAGGAAAGGTAAATAGCTAAAATATTTTGGTGAGAACAATGCCCTAAGTTATTTTTCTGATGAATTATTATGTATAATATATGAATTATTATGTATACTTTAGCTTTAAACATGAGTAGATGTTGTAACAGTTATTGTTAGTCACAGTTGATAGGAAATTTAAATGTTGACACAGTTGCTGAAAATCATATGGAGCTATAGAGATTTGTGGTTGACAATTGCATCTTCGAAGAAgcagtaatagtaataataataataagaagaaaaaCACTATTGTTCTAAAGTTGTCATCTGTTGCACAATATAAGCAGAGCAATAATTTTCTGCTTCTGCATTAACTTCAGACTATGCAACATGTTTAGAGTGCTAGACAATTTCAGCAGAGAAATGCAAAGGGAAGAAACAACTTGAAATTACACTTTCTTTTCTTGTTTGGAGCTGGTAATAGGAGATGCAAAGAGAGTGAATGTAAGCCAAGCATTGGCTGACTTTCACACAAATATtgacttttaaaatatgttgctataaaagtaaataattatTTCTTGTGGTGTAATTTATTTCAGAAAGAAGATTAAATATTGTGACTTATTTGAAGGAATTCAAATGCTTTCAGATATTAGGATTAGGCTCCCAAAATCACGCCACTTGTTTCCCTTCGTAATTGGTATATACTGGTCATAATAATAGTCCTGATTGTCTTCTCATTTATTCCTGAGATCAATAGAGTTATGAAGTGAAAAAACATGGAATGTGAGAGAAAAATTTGGCTGAATATTAATTTGCTGAGAGGTTGCAAGTGTCTGTAATATGAAGATCATGAAGATGTAATTATATTTATAAGTatagaatgtcattttaaaactaTGGGATTTTGGTGCTGAAAAGAGACAATAGAAAGTTTTAGAAACGAAAACTGTGATTTTTTACATTAAAGGGAAATTGTACCTTNNNNNNNNNNNNNNNNNNNNNNNNNNNNNNNNNNNNNNNNNNNNNNNNNNNNNNNNNNNNNNNNNNNNNNNNNNNNNNNNNNNNNNNNNNNNNNNNNNNNNNNNNNNNNNNNNNNNNNNNNNNNNNNNNNNNNNNNNNNNNNNNNNNNNNNNNNNNNNNNNNNNNNNNNNNNNNNNNNNNNNNNNNNNNNNNNNNNNNNNacatctacactatctgcctagtggagaatgtggacaaaggcatcctggttattgactgaatggcaccgatttaaatgaaggaggaaatggaaggatagaggaaattgtcggcagcaacacgacaatcaatgttccgaaaatgttttctatcgctcctgataacggggagctaggggtggaaggtgaagtgaattgtggagaatataatgtgggagtgcaggcgcgggagggaagtcagttagcgttgcacagttcttgtaaatgttgtgaatggcaatgacaatgtcccagcagtgacggtaaattccctttctaatcctatcggggaagacactgcagctgggacgatggtcggtctgctcagcgtcatagaccagggctccgaagacaacgggaagatcagcggccacattctgcagaacgtaccgtttcagctgctgtccctgcggaaaacacattctccttggtgaccagcggcgtcttgggcagaggggcggccacctacaacatcactctagttgcctgtgattgcggctcccctcccctatgccctatatagcaggggaaccctcccagtgcgcatttctgatgtaagttacatcacaaggggtggcagtcaccccttccccaggccagaagcctgagcctcagactctttggtgtcccgccttgatccagggcctgggctaattgactgtttgttcccctgccagcctgagcacaggcctgggcccccagctacaagtggagactgcttcgttccccacggtggctgaagtatcattaacgtagtgaggcagagtggcctcctgaggacccagagtgggagtgtccccgattgagccactacaatacatatagtaattgtaaagttcttcttttaggcttgtagctgtgatggaataaactgctgtcttaagtcaagtctctggctgcttccaaatcattgaaaggtcctcagtccatgggttagaatgcgcccattagtatagtccggaggcttgggcaggatagaggctggaacaggatagaggcaaaatggaggggtttccagggccatttatatcctctgccatgtggagggaaacccattgcttcaaacaaaaacctcagccc
Proteins encoded:
- the LOC140916526 gene encoding protocadherin alpha-8-like, producing the protein MPLLRRDSLGTGQLLRLVLLHTAWEVGSGQVRYSLPEESKHGTFVGRLAQDLGLEVSQLVPRMFRMISKGRGDYFEVNLQSGVLFVNSPVDREEVCGQGPLCAIDLEVIVDKPLRIFHVEVEIQDINDNAPVFPVTELNLFISESTLLGSRFPLEGAFDTDIGTNSLLIYKLSSNEYFTLDVQVRNDHNNLAELVLKKALDREETPEHRLLFTATDRGKPELTGTVQLVITVLDANDNAPVFNQSVYEVTVLENTANGTLVIKLNATDLDEGTNKNISYAFGNFVPPIVRAAFNLNSDTGEIRVKGDLDYDHVQLYEIRVEAQDKGHQPMTGQCSVLLHVLDVNDNAPELAVTSLFLPVPEDAPPGTVVALITVSDRDSGDNGKVTCSIPPDLPFQLVSTFKNYHSLVLAEAVDRERVSEYKILVTARDEGAPSLSASSSILVPIADVNDNAPAFPQPVYTVFVKENNRPGAHLLSVSASDPDVRENAFVSYSVVERSVGEQQPVSSYISVHSESGHIYGLQPFDYEELQALQFQVSARDAGFPSLCGNVTVQLFVLDENDNAPAVSPPGSGRGSPGPELVPLSAGAGHVVGKVRAVDADSGYNAWLRYEVQEAGTAGPFRVGVYSGEISTTRALEEADGPSQRLVILVKDHGEPALSATATVSLSLVESPQAVKWDSRQRVGSERPLVDMNVSLTIAICSLSGLFVLVIVVYVGLSCHPGPEVMCGPGKATVVCSSEVGSWSYSQRQSRNLCVWEGTAKNDLMVFSPNFPQSSENGEAGKGQILTPNVSGQKED